In Misgurnus anguillicaudatus chromosome 14, ASM2758022v2, whole genome shotgun sequence, the genomic window TTTAGGATTTTTTGTCCAAGGCAGCAGGATGCTGATGTGCCGGCACTGATTCTTCTACTTACCTTCTAATTTTCCCCTTTCCCCTTCCCTCTCCTAATCTCCTGCCCTCTGACCTTCATCACCACCTTTCACCTGTTCCCTTCCATCCCTATTCCCTCTCTTTCTTCGTCCCTCTTTCTTGACCATGTTGCCATGTGTCTGCCGGTTCCAGCCTGTCCTTGCTTTGCTATCCTTAACTTTCTTTACTCAAGGGGAAAACTGTCCAGCGACCTGCCTGTGTCCAGACCCTCACACCGTAGACTGTAGCGGACGAGGACTTACCCGTCTACCGGAAGAGATCCCGCTGGATGTGAGAAGACTGCTGTTGGCCGACAACTGGATCCCACGTATTCCCTCAGACTTCCTAGTGCTCTTCAGTGACCTGGTCTATCTTGACCTCCGCAACAACTCGCTGTCACGCATTGAGCCGGGCACCCTTAGCACTTCCTCCAGGTTAGTTTTCCTGGACCTCGGCTGCAACAACCTGACTGAGATCCCCAAAGGGACTTTTGGAGAGTCGAGGAGCCTAATTAAGTTGCGCCTGGGCAATAACCCCTACTTAAGCATGGTCAACGAAGACGCCTTCACGGGTCTCACATCCTTGCGTGAACTTGAACTAGAACGCAATGCTTTATCTGGGCTACAGGTGGGTGCCCTGAGCCAGCTGCCCTCGCTCCGGATGGTAAGGTTAGAAGGCAACCCTTGGGTGTGTAACTGCAACTTTGCCAACCTGTTTACTTGGCTGGTGGAGAACAGTCGCAAGCTTCCTCATGGTgagtccttgaatttgacaTCTGTGCAATTATCCCTAAAGCTAGCTAGCTATTATAGAGCCATCTAATTGTTGCATAAGCTTTACTGTACGACATGATTCTCCTATTACCCTAGTTTAAATAAGGGACCTCTTTGATCTAAATATAGCTCTTTCCCACCCCCACAATGACTACAAGGGATTTCCACACTTATGACAGACAAATGAGGACAGTACAGAAGCATTATGAGACCCCTTTGTGTACTGGGTGATGCCCTGTCCTTTGCGGAGCTCGTGATCGGTTTGTGATGGTCAGACGTGCATCACACATATGCTAAACGCCTGCTTCAATCAGCCTGGTGTGCGTCTGTATTTGATATACTATTAGCCAGTTCAAGACATGGTATTTACAGAAACAACAACTATAATCAGTCATCCTTTGCTGTAATGAACAGTTTAATAACGTGTTTGTTATTGTATATTCAGGTTTAGATTTAAATGTCACAAATAATTTACCATAGTACTCCCCTTACCATAGTACAAAAAATGTCCAGGCATTGTCTCTAGACATAAAGACATATTTTGTGTGCATATTTTGTGTGCCTaagggagagagagaattaAAGAGCACATCATACTCCAGAGAAAGGGTCACAATAGCAAAAATCGGCTTATACAAAAATTCGTCTCATTGTCTGGTGTGAGGAGCTCAGAATTGTTCTGTGAAACGGATAATGATGTGGCTGACGTCCAGGGAATTTCCACCAGACACTTATTTCGTAGTCACAAAGATGTCTTGTATTAGAAAGTCGCATGTATTTATCCTCTCTGGGGCCGTTTTCTTTATATTgccaaatataaaacaaaacataaactcAGTGGCTGCATGCTAgaatataatattgttatagttttataacatatataacatatataataaGCTGTATTGAAAGCATTGCACCtgtataaacatacattttaacaaaattggGACATCAATGGGttgtaaataaacctatgctgggttgttgttacccaacCATAGGTTAAAACTTCCACGTTTCATATCCCTGTCGTGtttatacatataaataaacatgtatttctctcaagggtttttcccctcctaggagttttcccacagggtttttgtcctagggtttttttcatccccggagagtcagccaacattggattaacttagcactttcctGTATAAGttacattattattactacgctcgcttgtaaggttattcttagccgctgtattctgcttTTTATATTATCTATCAATTATTCTGTAttttcccctacatctattcatgtaaagctggtttgaaacaattaacaattgtgaaaagcgctatataaataaaattgaattgaaataacccagcactTTATTTATGACCCAACTGTTGAT contains:
- the LOC129427673 gene encoding leucine-rich repeat-containing protein 38, with product MLPCVCRFQPVLALLSLTFFTQGENCPATCLCPDPHTVDCSGRGLTRLPEEIPLDVRRLLLADNWIPRIPSDFLVLFSDLVYLDLRNNSLSRIEPGTLSTSSRLVFLDLGCNNLTEIPKGTFGESRSLIKLRLGNNPYLSMVNEDAFTGLTSLRELELERNALSGLQVGALSQLPSLRMVRLEGNPWVCNCNFANLFTWLVENSRKLPHGIESMECSLPTDGRRVPLSQLSQDSFRECQMTLTLTDFLIIIFSGISVSVAAIMASFFLASTVHCFQRWSKGTKGDEEESEE